Proteins encoded within one genomic window of Macaca thibetana thibetana isolate TM-01 chromosome 3, ASM2454274v1, whole genome shotgun sequence:
- the LOC126950538 gene encoding salivary gland specific protein SAGSIN1, giving the protein MAAALSGLAVRLSRSAAARSYGVFCKGLTRTLLIFFDLAWRLRINFPYLYIVASMMLNVRLQVHIEIH; this is encoded by the coding sequence ATGGCGGCGGCTCTGTCGGGCCTGGCTGTCCGGCTCTCGCGCTCGGCCGCCGCCCGTTCCTATGGGGTCTTCTGCAAGGGGCTGACTCGCACGCTGCTCATCTTCTTCGACCTGGCGTGGCGGCTGCGCATCAACTTCCCCTACCTCTACATCGTGGCTTCCATGATGCTCAACGTCCGCCTGCAG